From Myxococcales bacterium, the proteins below share one genomic window:
- the groL gene encoding chaperonin GroEL (60 kDa chaperone family; promotes refolding of misfolded polypeptides especially under stressful conditions; forms two stacked rings of heptamers to form a barrel-shaped 14mer; ends can be capped by GroES; misfolded proteins enter the barrel where they are refolded when GroES binds) yields the protein MSAKQIVYSRNARGRILQGVNTLADAVKVTLGPKGRNVVIEKSFGSPVVTKDGVTVAKEIELADKCENMGAQMVREVASKTADKAGDGTTTATVLAQSIYTNGLKLVEAGHNPMDLKRGIDKAVELMVAEIKKLATPTQDKAHIAQVGTISANGDKSVGEMLAEAMEKVGKEGVITVEEAKGMDSALDVVEGMQFDRGYLSPYFVTNTEKMTAELENPAILVTEKKISSMQDIIPLLEQIAREGRPLLIVAEDVEAEALATLVVNRLRGLLKVAAVKAPGFGDRRKEMLKDIAILTGGQVISDDLGLKLDQVTVKDLGSAKRVSIDKDNTTIVDGAGAEADIKARVESIRKQVELTTSDYDREKLQERLAKLAGGVAVVKVGAHTETEMKEKKARVEDALHATRAAVEEGIVPGGGVALLRAAKALDGLKLEGEEQFGVNLVKRAVEEPLRQIAKNAGAEGSVVVDKVRAGQGGFGFNAATEVYEDLLAAGVIDPAKVVRSALEFAASVSGMMLTTEAIIAEKPKKAAPAAGGGGGMGGMGGMGGMGGMGGDFDMD from the coding sequence ATGAGCGCCAAACAGATCGTCTACAGCCGCAACGCCCGCGGTCGCATCCTCCAGGGCGTCAACACCCTCGCCGACGCGGTGAAGGTCACGCTCGGCCCCAAGGGTCGCAACGTCGTCATCGAGAAGAGCTTCGGCTCGCCCGTCGTCACGAAGGACGGCGTCACCGTGGCGAAGGAGATCGAGCTCGCCGACAAGTGCGAGAACATGGGCGCCCAGATGGTGCGCGAGGTCGCCTCGAAGACGGCCGACAAGGCCGGCGACGGCACCACGACCGCCACCGTGCTCGCCCAGTCGATCTACACGAACGGCCTCAAGCTCGTCGAAGCGGGTCACAACCCGATGGACCTGAAGCGCGGCATCGACAAGGCCGTCGAGCTCATGGTCGCCGAGATCAAGAAGCTCGCGACGCCGACGCAGGACAAGGCGCACATCGCGCAGGTCGGCACCATCAGCGCCAACGGCGACAAGTCGGTCGGCGAGATGCTCGCCGAGGCGATGGAGAAGGTCGGCAAAGAGGGCGTCATCACCGTCGAAGAGGCGAAGGGCATGGACTCCGCGCTCGACGTCGTCGAGGGCATGCAGTTCGACCGCGGCTACCTCTCGCCGTACTTCGTCACGAACACCGAGAAGATGACCGCGGAGCTCGAGAACCCCGCGATCCTCGTCACCGAGAAGAAGATCTCGTCGATGCAGGACATCATCCCGCTGCTCGAGCAGATTGCCCGTGAGGGCCGCCCGCTCCTCATCGTCGCCGAGGACGTCGAGGCCGAGGCGCTCGCGACGCTCGTCGTGAACCGCCTGCGTGGCCTCCTCAAGGTCGCGGCCGTCAAGGCCCCGGGCTTCGGCGATCGCCGCAAGGAAATGCTCAAGGATATCGCCATCTTGACCGGTGGTCAGGTCATCTCGGACGACCTCGGGCTCAAGCTCGATCAGGTCACCGTGAAGGACCTCGGCTCGGCCAAGCGCGTCTCGATCGACAAGGACAACACCACGATCGTCGACGGCGCGGGCGCCGAGGCCGACATCAAGGCGCGCGTCGAGTCGATCCGCAAGCAGGTCGAGCTCACCACGTCCGACTACGACCGTGAGAAGCTCCAGGAGCGCCTCGCGAAGCTCGCGGGCGGCGTCGCCGTCGTCAAGGTCGGCGCGCACACCGAGACCGAGATGAAGGAGAAGAAGGCCCGCGTCGAGGACGCTCTCCACGCGACCCGCGCGGCCGTGGAAGAGGGCATCGTCCCCGGCGGCGGCGTCGCGCTCCTCCGCGCGGCGAAGGCGCTCGACGGGCTGAAGCTCGAGGGCGAGGAGCAGTTCGGCGTGAACCTCGTGAAGCGCGCGGTGGAGGAGCCCCTCCGCCAGATCGCGAAGAACGCGGGCGCCGAGGGCTCGGTCGTCGTCGACAAGGTCCGCGCGGGCCAGGGCGGCTTCGGCTTCAACGCGGCCACCGAGGTCTACGAGGACCTCCTCGCGGCCGGCGTCATCGACCCGGCGAAGGTCGTCCGCTCGGCGCTCGAGTTCGCGGCCAGCGTCTCGGGCATGATGCTCACGACCGAGGCGATCATCGCCGAGAAGCCCAAGAAGGCGGCTCCCGCGGCCGGTGGCGGCGGCGGTATGGGCGGCATGGGCGGTATGGGTGGCATGGGCGGTATGGGCGGCGACTTCGACATGGACTGA
- a CDS encoding PEGA domain-containing protein → MRSAPLFIVASTLLVVAMHGSARAEDDPSAREDFVQGTERVRESRWAEALEAFERSAAKRPHPVTSFNIGVCERALGHSTRAERAFVASLADTSAPLPEPVRRDAEVFLSEVRATVAEALVEVSPGDALLLVDGRPLRRAPSGAWVAGISPGGRAEAVSLGPSPARIVLRADPGPHVILMSKQGFTDAVVRLGLAPGERPGPAPKAVLAQDRLPGRIAVTSAPSGVVTVDGLDVGETPVTVERTPGLHRVKVRKAGFVPYEVELRVEAGQDTSLRAPLRPDSPSVLARPWFWGGLVALVGGAALVTYFVARPEPEVPPANGGGLGWVVAVP, encoded by the coding sequence ATGAGATCCGCCCCCCTCTTCATCGTGGCCTCCACCCTGCTCGTCGTGGCGATGCACGGCTCGGCTCGGGCCGAAGACGACCCGAGCGCTCGAGAGGACTTCGTGCAAGGCACGGAGCGCGTGCGGGAGTCGCGCTGGGCCGAGGCGCTCGAGGCCTTCGAGCGATCGGCGGCGAAGAGACCCCACCCGGTCACGTCCTTCAACATCGGAGTGTGCGAGCGCGCGCTCGGGCACTCCACCCGGGCCGAGCGGGCCTTCGTGGCCTCGCTCGCCGACACGAGCGCCCCTCTTCCCGAGCCCGTGCGTCGCGACGCGGAGGTCTTCCTCTCCGAGGTGCGCGCGACCGTGGCCGAGGCTCTCGTGGAGGTGTCGCCGGGAGACGCGCTGCTCCTCGTCGACGGCCGCCCCCTCCGGCGCGCACCGTCCGGCGCGTGGGTCGCCGGGATCTCGCCGGGCGGGCGGGCCGAGGCTGTGTCCCTTGGCCCCTCGCCCGCTCGCATCGTGCTCCGCGCCGACCCCGGCCCGCACGTTATTCTCATGTCGAAACAAGGGTTTACGGACGCCGTCGTTCGCCTCGGCCTCGCCCCGGGGGAGCGCCCGGGACCAGCCCCGAAGGCCGTGCTCGCGCAAGACCGCCTCCCCGGGAGGATCGCCGTGACGAGCGCCCCCTCCGGCGTCGTGACCGTCGATGGCCTCGACGTCGGCGAGACGCCCGTCACCGTCGAGCGCACGCCCGGCCTCCACCGGGTGAAGGTCCGAAAGGCCGGGTTCGTCCCGTACGAGGTCGAGCTACGCGTGGAGGCGGGGCAGGACACGAGCCTCCGCGCCCCCCTTCGCCCCGACTCCCCGTCGGTGCTCGCGCGCCCGTGGTTCTGGGGCGGCCTCGTGGCCCTCGTCGGGGGGGCGGCGCTCGTCACGTACTTCGTGGCACGACCCGAGCCCGAGGTCCCGCCCGCGAACGGAGGTGGGCTCGGCTGGGTCGTGGCGGTCCCCTGA
- the groES gene encoding co-chaperone GroES — protein sequence MKVRPLLDRIVVKRTEEEQKTKGGIIIPDTAKEKPLEGLVIAVGNGKVLNNGKLAALEVKAGDRILFGKYSGTEVKLDGEEHVILREDDILAVFDK from the coding sequence ATGAAAGTTCGCCCGCTCCTCGACCGCATCGTCGTCAAGCGCACCGAAGAAGAGCAGAAGACCAAGGGGGGCATCATCATCCCCGACACCGCGAAAGAGAAGCCGCTCGAGGGCCTCGTCATCGCCGTGGGCAACGGCAAGGTGCTGAACAACGGCAAGCTCGCGGCGCTCGAGGTGAAGGCCGGCGACCGCATCCTCTTCGGCAAGTACTCGGGCACCGAGGTCAAGCTCGACGGCGAGGAGCACGTGATCCTCCGCGAGGACGACATCCTCGCCGTGTTCGACAAGTGA
- a CDS encoding protein kinase, whose product MSVLEGLRAGDVVAEKYRLTTPLGEGGMGVVWAAEHLVTRRPVALKLLRDLPSRGRRDPRRAERMRERALREARASVAVEDPRVLPIDDVLEHEGRTVLVMARLHGETLRARLDRETKIPAGDALPLLVDLAGAIAAAHAKGVVHRDLKPDNVFLLATPVEGSVVRLLDLGIAKLAKDVLGDDMDTPLTTTGAMLGTPYYMSPEQGFGETDLDARSDAWSFGVLAYEVLAGVRPVRGDNLGQVLKAIAQGARPPLEGATSGVPRAVCHAIDALLVSDREARGSLARFVDACASTDAPEATHSPEGPRPVFGEARRRTGLALAAALFLAVGASGTMAARRLASAPAPTVQPEPRAAAAIVASPSETSPSPSASPSSSAPSLLSASPVASASTPARAPMPPPTTAGSTAPGPKSVVSAAPSAPVAPVGSVGRGPAGVVVTPPF is encoded by the coding sequence GTGAGCGTGCTCGAAGGGCTCCGCGCGGGCGACGTCGTCGCCGAGAAATACCGGCTCACGACCCCCCTCGGTGAGGGGGGCATGGGGGTCGTGTGGGCTGCGGAGCACCTCGTCACCCGAAGGCCCGTGGCGTTGAAGCTCCTTCGGGACCTTCCGTCGCGGGGGCGCCGGGATCCGAGGAGAGCCGAGCGCATGCGCGAGCGTGCCCTCCGCGAGGCGCGCGCCTCGGTGGCCGTCGAGGACCCGCGGGTGCTCCCGATCGACGACGTGCTCGAGCACGAGGGGCGCACGGTCCTCGTCATGGCCCGACTCCACGGCGAGACCCTGCGCGCTCGCCTCGACCGTGAGACCAAGATCCCCGCCGGCGACGCGCTCCCCCTCCTCGTCGATCTCGCGGGGGCCATCGCCGCGGCGCACGCGAAGGGCGTCGTTCATCGCGATCTCAAGCCCGACAACGTCTTCTTGCTCGCGACGCCCGTCGAAGGCAGCGTGGTGAGGCTCCTCGATCTCGGCATCGCGAAGCTCGCGAAGGACGTCCTCGGCGACGACATGGACACGCCGCTCACGACGACCGGCGCCATGCTGGGCACGCCGTACTACATGTCGCCCGAACAGGGCTTCGGCGAGACCGACCTCGACGCGCGCTCCGACGCGTGGTCCTTCGGCGTCCTCGCCTACGAGGTGCTCGCCGGGGTGCGCCCTGTCCGCGGCGACAACCTCGGGCAGGTGCTGAAGGCGATCGCGCAGGGCGCTCGGCCTCCCCTCGAGGGAGCGACGTCGGGGGTCCCCCGGGCCGTTTGCCACGCGATCGACGCGCTCCTCGTGAGCGATCGCGAAGCCCGCGGCTCCCTCGCGCGCTTCGTCGACGCCTGCGCCTCCACGGACGCCCCTGAGGCGACGCACTCCCCAGAGGGGCCACGGCCCGTCTTCGGCGAGGCGAGGCGACGTACGGGCCTGGCCCTCGCCGCGGCGCTCTTCCTCGCGGTGGGCGCGAGCGGCACGATGGCCGCTCGGCGTCTTGCGAGCGCGCCTGCCCCAACCGTGCAGCCCGAGCCTCGCGCCGCGGCCGCCATCGTCGCGAGCCCCTCGGAGACGAGCCCCTCGCCCTCCGCGTCGCCCTCTTCGTCGGCCCCTTCGCTCTTGTCGGCGTCGCCCGTCGCGAGCGCGTCCACTCCCGCGCGCGCACCCATGCCTCCTCCGACGACCGCGGGCTCCACGGCGCCTGGGCCGAAGTCCGTCGTGTCCGCCGCTCCGTCGGCGCCGGTCGCTCCCGTGGGATCCGTCGGCCGTGGCCCCGCCGGGGTGGTGGTCACCCCGCCGTTCTGA
- a CDS encoding HNH endonuclease — protein MSSRTRWLVLAVVATDTTFVRARYGDHEAFIGKCLHCGARLVVGLDGEPVSRATIEHVLPRAHGGTDALENLALACARCNSEKGVRHDSKPRFDGRLAEVVESLAKRRMERWAEPPESLREAHARYLARREPPKKRR, from the coding sequence ATGAGCTCCCGGACCCGCTGGCTCGTGCTCGCCGTCGTCGCGACCGACACGACCTTCGTACGCGCCCGCTACGGCGATCACGAGGCCTTCATCGGCAAGTGCCTGCACTGCGGGGCGCGGCTCGTCGTCGGGCTCGACGGCGAGCCCGTGAGCCGCGCGACCATCGAGCACGTGCTGCCGCGCGCCCACGGAGGCACCGACGCGCTCGAGAACCTCGCGCTCGCCTGCGCGCGCTGCAACTCGGAGAAGGGCGTCCGCCACGACTCGAAGCCCCGGTTCGACGGCCGGCTCGCCGAGGTCGTCGAGAGCCTCGCGAAGCGCCGCATGGAGCGTTGGGCCGAGCCGCCCGAGAGCCTTCGGGAGGCGCACGCGCGGTACCTCGCGCGGAGGGAGCCGCCAAAAAAAAGAAGATAG
- a CDS encoding 3',5'-cyclic-nucleotide phosphodiesterase yields the protein MRLFVAGCHGGETLRHKTSAFVLDGTLAIDAGALTSGLELRAQAKLKAVLVSHAHLDHIRDLATIADNRTQMGAPPLVVAGTAFTLGALRKHFFNDVLWPDFTKIPSADAPAIRYLTLGLEVPTDVFGYTVRAIKVTHTIDTCAFVVERGRRAIVYSGDTGPTDRLWQVASELPTLSALLMEVSFPDEEQRIATLSGHHTPRTLGEDLKKLASPKDVPTLLYHIKPIFQAKVERECAKLKGVNLTVLGLGDEYLL from the coding sequence TTGCGCCTCTTCGTCGCCGGCTGCCACGGTGGGGAGACCCTGCGCCACAAGACGAGCGCGTTCGTCCTCGACGGCACCCTCGCGATCGACGCGGGCGCGCTCACGAGCGGGCTCGAGCTCCGCGCGCAGGCCAAGCTCAAGGCCGTGCTCGTGAGCCACGCGCACCTCGACCACATCCGCGACCTCGCCACCATCGCCGACAACCGCACCCAAATGGGCGCGCCTCCGCTGGTCGTCGCCGGCACCGCCTTCACGCTCGGAGCCCTCCGAAAGCACTTCTTCAACGACGTGCTCTGGCCCGATTTCACCAAGATCCCGAGCGCCGACGCCCCCGCCATCCGCTACCTGACGCTCGGCCTCGAGGTCCCGACGGACGTCTTCGGGTACACGGTCCGCGCGATCAAGGTCACGCACACCATCGACACGTGCGCGTTCGTCGTCGAGCGCGGTCGGCGCGCCATCGTCTACAGCGGCGACACCGGGCCGACCGATCGGCTCTGGCAAGTCGCGAGCGAGCTCCCGACGCTCTCGGCCCTGCTCATGGAAGTGAGCTTCCCGGACGAAGAGCAGCGCATCGCGACCTTGAGCGGCCACCACACCCCGCGCACCCTGGGTGAGGACCTGAAGAAGCTCGCCTCCCCGAAGGACGTCCCGACGCTCCTCTACCACATCAAGCCGATCTTCCAGGCGAAGGTCGAGCGCGAGTGCGCAAAGCTCAAAGGGGTGAACTTGACCGTGCTCGGCCTCGGCGACGAGTACCTGCTCTGA